A genome region from Corynebacterium uberis includes the following:
- a CDS encoding ABC transporter permease, with amino-acid sequence MTFTLLEIRRMLADKTTLFFSTALPVAMYLMFGALQPFAQEELGRASVGARVLVSMTLYGALVGVVATVGTSVIEARQGWARQLALTPLSPLHRTLTQLAAALVAGAFPIVATLTVGALTGVRMPGWCWFAVAGLCLISTVPWVFYGLAWALAWPRSAAVAVASTLIVVLGFAGNMFTPLPADLLGWARWTPTWGVNVLAGYPVAQGLQPIQDPPYLVAEQWWPALLSAIMWTVMFALSCAVVAFWRREHKA; translated from the coding sequence ATGACCTTTACCCTGCTGGAAATCCGCCGCATGCTGGCGGATAAGACCACGCTGTTTTTCTCCACCGCGCTGCCGGTGGCGATGTACCTGATGTTCGGTGCGCTCCAGCCCTTTGCCCAGGAGGAACTTGGGCGTGCGAGCGTGGGGGCGCGCGTGCTGGTGAGCATGACGCTCTACGGGGCGCTCGTGGGGGTGGTGGCCACGGTGGGCACGAGTGTGATTGAGGCGAGGCAGGGGTGGGCGCGTCAGCTTGCGCTCACGCCGCTGAGCCCGCTGCACCGCACGCTCACACAGCTGGCGGCGGCGCTGGTGGCAGGAGCTTTCCCGATCGTGGCCACGCTCACCGTCGGCGCGTTAACCGGGGTGCGTATGCCCGGATGGTGCTGGTTCGCCGTCGCCGGGCTATGCCTGATCAGCACGGTGCCCTGGGTGTTCTATGGGTTGGCATGGGCGCTGGCGTGGCCGCGCTCGGCGGCGGTGGCCGTGGCGAGCACGCTCATTGTGGTGCTGGGGTTCGCCGGAAACATGTTCACCCCGCTGCCTGCTGACCTGCTGGGTTGGGCGCGCTGGACGCCCACCTGGGGCGTCAACGTCCTTGCCGGGTACCCGGTGGCCCAAGGGCTGCAACCCATCCAGGATCCTCCCTACCTGGTGGCTGAACAGTGGTGGCCGGCGCTGCTCAGCGCGATCATGTGGACGGTCATGTTCGCGCTGAGCTGCGCAGTAGTGGCATTCTGGCGTCGTGAACACAAGGCTTAA
- a CDS encoding sensor histidine kinase, giving the protein MNTRLKGAWLREIDWFSAAIAGIWLVMAPVISIAVARSAAPAWKVWWSALSVALFCVVYLAAFAFGATRPRRVPRHARWWVWWLALIAVAALSSVGVGFRVIYLSNFLVAFVAFQAPFWWAVAGTAACMGLSLVISFAHSWGETEPGSVLMGLAIPVILLVMGRLIVHQTRLEELTRELELAQQREAMARDVHDLLGHSLTVINLKAELARRLLDMQHADAARGEVAAIAQLSRTALHEVRETVTGTRQPTLKAELAAARAAVQAAGVDVTVTDLRPHATPVLSSASGEPAAEGLLAWALRESVTNVVRHAHARSCAITLGPGWIEIRDDGRGGAQVGAGTGLAGLIARCDAAGATVRITSPAGGGTVVRAEVGP; this is encoded by the coding sequence GTGAACACAAGGCTTAAGGGCGCGTGGCTGCGGGAGATCGACTGGTTTTCGGCAGCCATCGCCGGGATCTGGTTGGTCATGGCGCCCGTCATCTCCATCGCCGTGGCACGTAGTGCGGCCCCGGCCTGGAAGGTGTGGTGGTCCGCGCTGAGCGTGGCGCTGTTTTGCGTGGTCTACCTGGCCGCATTCGCGTTTGGGGCCACCCGCCCGCGCCGGGTTCCGCGCCACGCCCGTTGGTGGGTGTGGTGGTTGGCGCTCATCGCGGTTGCGGCGCTGAGCAGCGTGGGCGTGGGTTTCCGGGTGATCTACCTGAGCAACTTCCTGGTCGCCTTCGTGGCGTTCCAGGCGCCCTTCTGGTGGGCGGTGGCGGGAACGGCGGCGTGCATGGGGCTGTCGCTGGTGATTAGCTTCGCGCATTCCTGGGGTGAGACGGAACCCGGTTCGGTGCTCATGGGGCTGGCCATTCCCGTCATCCTGCTGGTGATGGGGCGGCTGATCGTGCACCAGACGCGCCTCGAGGAGCTGACCCGCGAGCTGGAGCTTGCCCAACAGCGCGAGGCCATGGCCCGCGACGTCCACGACCTGCTGGGGCACAGCCTGACGGTGATCAACCTCAAGGCGGAGCTCGCGCGGCGTTTGCTGGACATGCAGCATGCCGACGCCGCCCGCGGCGAGGTCGCAGCCATCGCCCAGCTCTCACGCACCGCGCTCCACGAGGTCCGCGAGACCGTCACGGGCACCCGCCAGCCCACACTGAAGGCCGAACTTGCCGCCGCGCGGGCAGCAGTGCAGGCGGCAGGCGTAGACGTGACGGTCACGGACCTGCGCCCCCACGCAACCCCTGTTTTGTCCTCGGCTTCCGGCGAGCCTGCTGCCGAGGGCTTGTTGGCGTGGGCGCTGCGCGAGTCCGTGACCAACGTGGTGCGCCACGCCCACGCCCGCTCCTGTGCCATCACGCTGGGTCCGGGATGGATAGAAATCCGCGACGATGGGCGCGGCGGCGCGCAGGTTGGCGCAGGTACGGGGCTTGCGGGACTCATCGCGCGTTGCGACGCCGCCGGCGCCACCGTGCGCATCACCTCCCCCGCAGGCGGTGGCACGGTGGTACGTGCGGAGGTCGGGCCATGA
- a CDS encoding ABC transporter ATP-binding protein — MNAPLLSLRTIHQRFGPVVALDGVSMEAFPGQIVGLLGPNGAGKSSLIDVALGLTAPTSGEALLCGVAPRAAIRVGRVGALLQSGELVPGLRVRRTVETVASTMRSHIGVEAALEAAGIADLAGRKVGTLSGGQRQRLRYALALLPDPDVLIVDEPTTGMDAQARHHLLAELQRQASRGRVIVMATHYLAEAQQVCDRIVVLSKGRVLIDGPTDQVRARVNRKTVVATVPTHWVREVGSDAQVVGASTSDGWVRIRAQVADGDGLAARILQAGGHDLEITQPSLEDTFVQLTEEDQ; from the coding sequence ATGAATGCACCGCTGCTGTCACTGCGCACCATCCACCAACGCTTCGGGCCCGTCGTGGCGCTAGACGGGGTGAGCATGGAGGCGTTTCCCGGCCAGATCGTGGGCCTGCTGGGCCCTAATGGTGCCGGTAAATCTTCGCTTATCGACGTCGCCCTCGGCCTCACCGCACCCACCTCCGGGGAGGCCCTGCTGTGCGGGGTTGCCCCGCGTGCGGCGATTCGGGTCGGGCGCGTGGGCGCTCTGTTGCAAAGCGGGGAGTTGGTGCCGGGGCTGAGGGTGCGGCGCACGGTGGAGACGGTGGCGTCGACAATGCGCAGCCACATTGGGGTGGAGGCGGCGCTGGAGGCCGCGGGGATCGCGGATCTGGCGGGCCGGAAGGTGGGCACCTTATCGGGTGGGCAGCGCCAGCGGCTGCGTTACGCGTTGGCGCTGTTGCCGGACCCGGACGTGCTCATTGTCGATGAGCCGACCACCGGGATGGACGCCCAGGCGCGCCACCACCTGCTAGCAGAACTCCAGCGCCAGGCCTCCCGCGGGCGGGTGATCGTCATGGCCACCCACTACCTGGCCGAGGCGCAGCAGGTGTGCGATCGCATCGTGGTGCTCAGCAAGGGCCGGGTGCTCATCGACGGCCCGACTGACCAGGTGCGCGCGCGGGTGAACCGCAAGACGGTGGTGGCGACGGTGCCCACGCACTGGGTGCGTGAGGTGGGCAGCGATGCGCAGGTGGTGGGGGCGTCGACAAGCGACGGGTGGGTGCGCATCCGCGCGCAGGTTGCCGATGGCGACGGTCTAGCAGCGCGGATCCTGCAGGCCGGCGGCCACGATTTAGAGATCACCCAACCCAGCCTGGAAGACACATTTGTGCAGCTCACGGAGGAAGACCAATGA
- a CDS encoding rhomboid family intramembrane serine protease yields MSYVRSLSQAPVTAVLTGIIVVVWVVTAVQAGSAMEVAGSSVAESWILYGPAVATQGAGLWRVVGNMFIHLGLPHMVLNGFMLVVIGPVVERAVGSALFGAIFLVSGLGASAAVLAMNPLTPTAGASGALYGLMAVLVGLAVRGGGGSQLGGALSLVGVNVVYTLMSPGVSLWGHAGGLITGAVIAVVIVVARSRGVRAAGVAGVGVVVVGLLAWLVASPVVALG; encoded by the coding sequence ATGAGTTATGTGCGTAGTTTGTCTCAGGCCCCGGTGACGGCGGTGTTGACGGGAATCATCGTGGTGGTGTGGGTGGTCACTGCGGTGCAGGCGGGTTCTGCGATGGAGGTGGCGGGGTCTTCGGTTGCGGAGTCGTGGATTTTGTATGGTCCTGCGGTGGCCACGCAGGGTGCGGGGTTGTGGCGCGTGGTGGGCAACATGTTCATTCACTTGGGCCTGCCGCACATGGTGCTTAATGGTTTCATGCTGGTGGTTATTGGGCCGGTGGTGGAGCGTGCGGTGGGTAGTGCGCTGTTTGGGGCGATTTTCCTGGTCTCCGGGTTGGGGGCGAGTGCGGCTGTGTTGGCGATGAACCCGTTGACGCCGACTGCCGGCGCTTCTGGGGCGCTGTATGGGCTGATGGCCGTGTTGGTGGGCCTGGCGGTGCGTGGCGGCGGGGGCAGCCAGCTGGGTGGGGCGTTGTCCTTGGTGGGTGTGAATGTGGTGTATACGCTGATGAGCCCGGGGGTGTCGCTGTGGGGCCATGCGGGTGGGTTGATCACGGGGGCGGTGATCGCCGTGGTGATTGTGGTGGCGCGTTCGCGGGGGGTGCGCGCGGCTGGCGTTGCGGGGGTGGGCGTTGTGGTTGTGGGGTTGTTGGCCTGGCTGGTGGCTAGCCCGGTTGTGGCGTTGGGGTAG
- a CDS encoding zinc-binding dehydrogenase, translating into MRAIVHTEFGNPAEVLHVEDRPIPEPGPGQVRVKVTLAPIHNHDLSTVRGTYGFRPQLPAPAGTEIVGLIDALGANVAHLRPGQRVVSGTHFGVWADYAVVDAAGVIPVPDQLDDATAAQLVAMPFSAVTLLDFLNVEPGQWIVVNSANGTIGRLLSQLAAARGVNVVGLVRRDAATQGLDRVVSTQQEDWREQVAAITGGADIVAGVESVGGPAANQVLKLLAPGATLVTFGAMSEKHMELSAGTIIFKDITVRGFWGKRVAEQMPQDKKMALIGEVIQRVAEGSVTLPVDQTFAADDVQEAVRASLAPGRSGKVLLRFSCGDGEGGGMTVTPAYPRR; encoded by the coding sequence ATGCGCGCAATTGTTCACACCGAATTTGGAAACCCCGCCGAGGTCCTGCACGTGGAGGACCGCCCGATTCCGGAGCCCGGCCCCGGCCAGGTGCGCGTCAAGGTGACGCTGGCGCCGATCCACAACCATGACCTGTCCACGGTGCGCGGCACGTACGGCTTCCGCCCGCAGCTGCCCGCCCCTGCCGGCACGGAGATCGTGGGGCTTATCGACGCCCTCGGGGCCAACGTCGCGCACTTGCGTCCCGGTCAGCGGGTGGTTTCCGGCACGCACTTTGGCGTGTGGGCAGACTACGCCGTGGTGGATGCCGCAGGGGTGATCCCGGTGCCGGACCAGCTGGACGATGCCACCGCCGCCCAGCTGGTGGCCATGCCCTTTAGCGCGGTGACGCTGCTGGACTTCCTCAACGTTGAGCCCGGCCAGTGGATTGTGGTCAACTCCGCCAACGGCACGATTGGTCGCCTGCTGTCCCAGCTGGCCGCCGCCCGCGGGGTCAACGTGGTGGGCCTGGTGCGCCGCGATGCCGCCACGCAGGGCCTGGACCGGGTGGTCTCCACGCAGCAGGAGGACTGGCGCGAGCAGGTCGCCGCGATCACCGGCGGGGCGGACATTGTGGCCGGGGTGGAGTCGGTGGGCGGTCCGGCGGCCAACCAGGTGCTCAAGCTCCTGGCGCCTGGGGCCACGCTGGTGACCTTCGGGGCGATGTCAGAAAAGCACATGGAGCTTTCGGCCGGCACGATCATCTTTAAGGACATCACCGTGCGCGGCTTTTGGGGCAAGCGGGTGGCCGAGCAGATGCCGCAGGACAAGAAGATGGCGCTGATCGGCGAGGTTATTCAGCGCGTGGCGGAAGGCTCCGTGACCCTGCCGGTAGACCAAACCTTTGCGGCCGACGATGTTCAGGAGGCCGTGCGCGCGAGCCTGGCGCCGGGCCGCAGCGGCAAGGTGCTGTTGCGCTTCTCATGTGGTGACGGTGAGGGCGGGGGCATGACGGTTACCCCCGCCTACCCCCGTCGATAA
- a CDS encoding response regulator transcription factor has translation MTIRVLLADDQALVRGALAALLSMERDIEVVAQVDSAAGLAEHAQRSRADVALVDIDMPGGGGFAATEHLREDYPACRVLIVTTFSRPGYLARALAAGARGYVVKDAPPEELAQAIRRVHSGLRAIDPALAAESWATIASPLTPQEEQVARRALRGLSPGDIAQDMGISAGTVRNYISAIIAKTGAGNRFEAVRVAEERGWILPG, from the coding sequence ATGACCATCCGGGTCCTGCTTGCCGATGACCAAGCCCTCGTGCGCGGCGCCCTCGCCGCCCTGCTGTCCATGGAACGCGACATCGAAGTCGTCGCCCAAGTAGACAGCGCCGCCGGGCTTGCCGAACACGCTCAGCGCAGCCGCGCAGACGTCGCCCTGGTGGACATCGACATGCCCGGCGGGGGCGGGTTTGCCGCCACCGAGCACCTGCGCGAGGACTACCCGGCGTGCCGAGTACTCATAGTCACCACCTTCTCCCGGCCCGGATACCTCGCCCGCGCCCTGGCCGCCGGGGCACGCGGCTACGTGGTCAAAGACGCCCCGCCCGAAGAACTTGCCCAGGCCATACGCCGCGTCCACTCCGGACTGCGTGCCATCGACCCAGCACTGGCCGCCGAATCCTGGGCCACCATCGCCTCGCCCCTGACACCCCAGGAAGAGCAAGTAGCCCGCCGCGCGCTGCGGGGCCTAAGCCCCGGTGACATTGCCCAGGACATGGGCATATCTGCCGGTACTGTGCGCAACTACATCTCCGCGATCATTGCCAAGACGGGCGCGGGCAACCGCTTTGAAGCGGTGCGGGTGGCCGAGGAGCGGGGGTGGATTCTCCCGGGATAG
- a CDS encoding substrate-binding domain-containing protein: MHKPVYTFVALLTALTTLTALTACSATGGAPRTDPNAAGGGTVDTPRMTVAMISHGAPGDTFWDLVRKGAEDAARKDNVELRYSADPQAPNQSNLVDSAVDAAVDGIAVTLPNPDAIGPAARRAVDKKIPVVGLNAGMSRYQDYGLSAFFGQDEALSGQRAGERLAKDNGGNPGKVLCVIHEQGNSSQEDRCAGLRKGLGGAGQVDILYVNGMDLTATQATIQAKLSQDKQVRWLMGLVAPVALRAADAKDAAGRGDVHIATFDTNAELVAAIKKDRIAFAVDQQPYLQGYLAVDALWLAKRNGTTVGGGQPVLTGPSFVDKSNVDLIADAAKAGLR; this comes from the coding sequence CTGCACAAACCTGTCTACACATTCGTGGCGCTGCTGACCGCACTGACGACGCTGACGGCGCTGACGGCGTGCTCGGCAACCGGGGGCGCACCGCGGACGGACCCCAACGCGGCCGGCGGGGGGACCGTGGACACCCCCCGAATGACGGTGGCCATGATCAGCCACGGCGCGCCGGGCGATACGTTCTGGGACCTCGTGCGCAAGGGAGCTGAAGACGCCGCCCGCAAGGACAACGTGGAGCTGCGCTACAGCGCGGACCCGCAGGCACCCAACCAGTCCAACCTGGTGGATTCGGCCGTGGACGCCGCCGTGGACGGCATCGCGGTGACCCTGCCCAACCCGGACGCCATCGGGCCGGCGGCGCGCCGGGCGGTGGACAAAAAGATCCCCGTCGTGGGACTTAACGCCGGGATGAGCCGCTACCAGGATTACGGGCTGTCCGCCTTCTTCGGCCAGGACGAGGCCCTGTCCGGGCAGCGCGCCGGCGAGCGGCTGGCCAAGGACAACGGCGGCAACCCGGGCAAGGTGCTGTGCGTCATCCATGAGCAGGGCAACTCCTCCCAGGAGGATCGCTGCGCGGGGCTGCGCAAGGGCCTCGGCGGGGCCGGGCAGGTGGATATCCTCTACGTCAACGGCATGGACCTTACGGCCACGCAGGCGACCATCCAGGCCAAGCTGTCCCAGGACAAGCAGGTGCGCTGGCTCATGGGCCTGGTCGCCCCGGTGGCGCTGCGCGCGGCGGACGCTAAGGATGCCGCCGGGCGCGGGGACGTGCACATTGCCACCTTTGACACCAATGCGGAGCTGGTCGCGGCCATCAAGAAGGACCGGATCGCCTTCGCTGTGGATCAGCAGCCCTACCTTCAGGGCTACCTGGCGGTGGATGCGCTGTGGCTGGCCAAGCGCAACGGCACCACGGTGGGCGGCGGCCAACCGGTGCTCACCGGCCCGAGCTTTGTAGACAAATCCAACGTAGACCTTATTGCGGATGCCGCGAAGGCAGGGCTGCGATGA
- the crgA gene encoding cell division protein CrgA, which yields MPKSKISASTAPLATMSSTANRTPVKINGGGTPVWYKVLMFGFMVAGLAWLIVNYLAGPSIPFMVDLAQWNYAIGFGLFIIGLLMTMGWRS from the coding sequence ATGCCCAAGTCCAAGATCTCCGCATCCACCGCCCCGCTGGCCACCATGAGCTCCACGGCCAACCGCACGCCGGTCAAGATCAACGGCGGCGGCACCCCCGTGTGGTACAAGGTGCTCATGTTTGGCTTCATGGTCGCCGGGCTGGCGTGGCTGATTGTCAACTACCTCGCCGGGCCGTCCATCCCCTTCATGGTGGACCTGGCCCAATGGAACTACGCCATCGGGTTCGGGCTGTTTATCATCGGCCTCCTCATGACCATGGGGTGGCGTTCTTAG
- a CDS encoding zinc-dependent alcohol dehydrogenase family protein, protein MRAVRIHAPRDIRVEDIDKPQLIDPTDAIIRVTTTCICGSDLWPYRGAEDVQGPAQMGHEYVGVVEEIGPEVHTVSPGDLVVGSFVASDNTCEICQSGFQSRCVDQVMMGSIGTQADYARIPLADGTLVTVPGTPTAAQTKSLMAASDVLGTGWFAAVAAEVEPGKTVAVVGDGAVGLMGVLAAKQLGAERIIAMSRHSARQALAREFGATDIVEERGGEGIARVKELTNGLGAHCTIEAVGTDQSMHQAIGVTRPGGHVGFVGVSHGVELDGIDLFYSTVSLLGGPAPVRRFLPELIDLIMTDQINPGRVFDLELPIEEAAEGYKAMDERRATKVLLTL, encoded by the coding sequence ATGCGCGCCGTGAGAATCCACGCACCCCGAGACATCCGCGTCGAAGACATCGACAAACCCCAGCTCATCGACCCCACCGACGCCATCATCCGCGTCACCACCACCTGCATCTGCGGCTCCGACCTGTGGCCCTACCGCGGCGCCGAAGACGTCCAGGGGCCCGCCCAAATGGGCCACGAATACGTTGGCGTCGTCGAAGAAATCGGCCCCGAGGTCCACACCGTCAGCCCCGGCGACCTGGTCGTCGGATCCTTCGTCGCCTCCGACAACACCTGCGAAATCTGCCAATCCGGCTTCCAATCCCGCTGCGTCGACCAAGTCATGATGGGCTCCATCGGCACCCAAGCCGACTACGCACGCATCCCGCTTGCCGACGGCACCCTAGTCACCGTCCCCGGCACCCCCACCGCCGCACAAACTAAAAGCCTCATGGCCGCCTCCGACGTCCTCGGCACCGGCTGGTTCGCCGCCGTCGCCGCCGAAGTAGAACCCGGAAAAACCGTCGCCGTGGTTGGCGACGGCGCCGTCGGACTCATGGGGGTGCTCGCCGCCAAACAACTCGGCGCCGAACGCATCATCGCCATGTCCCGGCACAGCGCCCGGCAGGCGCTCGCCCGCGAATTCGGCGCCACCGACATCGTGGAAGAACGCGGCGGCGAGGGCATCGCCCGCGTTAAAGAACTCACCAACGGGCTGGGCGCCCACTGCACCATCGAAGCCGTAGGCACCGACCAATCCATGCACCAAGCCATCGGCGTGACCCGGCCCGGCGGACACGTCGGCTTCGTCGGCGTCTCCCACGGCGTGGAACTCGACGGCATCGACCTGTTCTACTCCACCGTCAGCCTGCTCGGCGGGCCCGCCCCCGTACGCCGCTTCCTCCCCGAACTCATCGACCTGATCATGACCGACCAGATCAACCCCGGACGCGTCTTCGACCTCGAGCTGCCCATCGAAGAGGCCGCCGAAGGCTACAAGGCGATGGACGAACGCCGCGCCACCAAGGTGCTGCTCACGCTGTAG
- a CDS encoding ABC transporter permease, with the protein MTQRNLKGLLRRPELASLIGAVVIIAAFSIVAPPFRSFEAASTVLYASSTIGIMALAVGLLMIGGEFDLSAGVMVTTAALAATMLNYNLHLNSWVGAGISLLIALTIGALNGFLVTRTGIPSFLITLAAFLMLQGVNLAVTKLVTGQVATPIISDMEGFNSARAVFASTIDLGPISVRITVLWWLTFVALATVLLNRTRWGNWIYAVGGNAQAARAVGVPVRGVTIALFMGVAFAGWFVGMHTLFLFDSIQAGQGVGNEFLYIIGTAIGTAIGALIFGVTNQGIVYAGWNPDWFKFFLGAMLLFAVVTNTSVAAWTRKARS; encoded by the coding sequence ATGACCCAGCGCAATCTCAAGGGCCTGCTGCGCCGCCCGGAGCTGGCCAGCCTCATCGGCGCGGTGGTCATCATCGCCGCGTTTAGCATCGTCGCCCCGCCGTTTCGCTCCTTCGAGGCGGCCTCCACGGTGCTCTACGCGTCCTCGACCATCGGGATCATGGCCCTGGCCGTGGGCCTGCTCATGATCGGCGGGGAGTTTGACCTCTCCGCCGGCGTGATGGTGACCACCGCGGCACTGGCCGCCACCATGCTCAATTACAACCTGCACCTTAATAGCTGGGTGGGCGCCGGAATTTCGCTACTCATCGCCCTGACCATCGGGGCGCTCAATGGCTTTTTGGTCACCCGCACAGGCATCCCCTCATTCCTTATTACCCTGGCGGCATTTCTCATGCTCCAGGGCGTCAACCTGGCGGTGACAAAGCTGGTCACTGGGCAGGTAGCAACCCCCATTATTTCGGACATGGAAGGCTTCAACTCCGCCCGCGCGGTCTTTGCCTCCACCATCGACCTGGGGCCGATCAGCGTGCGCATCACGGTGCTGTGGTGGCTGACCTTTGTGGCGCTGGCCACGGTGCTGCTCAACCGCACCCGCTGGGGCAACTGGATCTACGCGGTCGGCGGAAACGCGCAGGCAGCACGCGCCGTCGGCGTGCCGGTGCGCGGGGTGACTATCGCGCTGTTTATGGGCGTGGCCTTCGCCGGATGGTTCGTAGGAATGCACACGCTCTTCCTTTTCGATTCCATCCAGGCCGGCCAAGGCGTGGGCAATGAGTTCCTCTATATCATCGGCACCGCCATTGGCACGGCAATCGGCGCGCTCATATTCGGCGTGACCAACCAGGGCATTGTGTATGCCGGCTGGAACCCAGATTGGTTCAAATTCTTCCTCGGCGCAATGCTGCTTTTTGCGGTGGTCACCAACACCTCGGTGGCGGCCTGGACCAGAAAGGCCCGATCATGA
- a CDS encoding ATP-binding cassette domain-containing protein — protein sequence MTKPIIQLRDVGRRYATVEALRGVNLSVRPGEVLCVLGDNGAGKSTLIKILAGVHQPTSGQMLIDATPVRFPGPAQALAAGIATVYQDLAIVDDMSVWRNFFLGQELTGPLGLLRTEQMRTQAAAALHDLGVDLNDVDVPVSDLSGGQRQVVAIARAVHFGARVLILDEPTAALGVKQSGMVLRLIASARQRGVAVIFITHNPRHAYAVGDHFLVLGLGEVIMSGPRAEVDIEQLTVQMAGGAQLEELDQLVADASR from the coding sequence ATGACTAAGCCGATCATCCAACTGCGCGACGTCGGCCGCCGCTACGCCACCGTCGAGGCGCTGCGCGGCGTGAACTTAAGCGTGCGCCCCGGCGAAGTGCTCTGCGTGCTTGGCGATAACGGCGCCGGCAAATCCACGCTCATCAAAATCCTCGCCGGCGTCCACCAGCCCACCTCCGGCCAGATGCTCATCGACGCCACCCCCGTGCGCTTCCCCGGCCCCGCCCAAGCACTCGCCGCCGGCATCGCCACCGTCTACCAGGACCTGGCCATCGTCGACGACATGAGCGTGTGGCGCAACTTCTTCCTCGGCCAGGAACTCACCGGCCCGCTCGGCCTGCTGCGCACCGAACAGATGCGCACCCAGGCCGCCGCCGCCCTCCACGACCTCGGGGTAGACCTTAACGACGTCGACGTCCCCGTCTCCGACCTCTCCGGCGGCCAGCGCCAAGTAGTGGCCATCGCCCGCGCCGTACACTTCGGCGCCCGCGTACTCATCCTCGACGAGCCCACCGCTGCCCTCGGCGTGAAGCAATCCGGCATGGTCCTACGCCTGATCGCCAGCGCCCGCCAGCGCGGCGTGGCCGTCATCTTCATCACCCACAACCCGCGGCACGCCTACGCGGTTGGCGACCACTTCCTGGTGCTGGGCCTCGGCGAGGTCATCATGTCCGGCCCGCGCGCCGAGGTAGACATTGAGCAGCTGACAGTACAGATGGCAGGCGGCGCGCAGCTCGAAGAGCTCGACCAACTCGTCGCGGACGCGTCCCGCTAA
- a CDS encoding peptidylprolyl isomerase: MTAKTATAVLHTNRGDIAIELFGNHAPVTVENFVGLAKGTKDYSEKNASGSAEGPFYDGAIFHRVIKNFMIQGGDPTGTGMGGPGYKFNDEFHPELRFDRAYLLAMANAGPGTNGSQFFITVAPTPHLNNHHTIFGEVTDPESQKVVDAIATTKTDRMDRPTEPVVIESVEIIEGE; this comes from the coding sequence ATGACTGCTAAGACCGCGACCGCTGTGTTGCATACGAATCGTGGCGATATTGCCATTGAGCTGTTTGGAAATCATGCGCCGGTGACGGTGGAGAATTTTGTGGGCCTGGCTAAGGGCACGAAGGACTATTCGGAGAAGAATGCGTCTGGGTCTGCGGAGGGTCCGTTCTATGATGGGGCGATTTTCCACCGTGTGATCAAGAACTTCATGATCCAGGGTGGGGATCCGACGGGCACGGGCATGGGTGGCCCGGGCTACAAGTTCAATGATGAGTTCCACCCGGAGCTGCGTTTTGATCGCGCGTACCTGCTGGCGATGGCGAATGCGGGCCCGGGGACGAATGGTTCGCAGTTCTTCATCACTGTTGCCCCCACGCCGCATCTGAACAACCATCACACGATCTTCGGTGAGGTGACTGATCCGGAGTCGCAGAAGGTTGTGGATGCCATTGCGACGACGAAGACGGATCGCATGGATCGCCCGACTGAGCCGGTGGTCATCGAGTCAGTGGAGATCATCGAGGGCGAGTAG